Genomic window (Paraglaciecola psychrophila 170):
AATTTCATGCAATTTATTTTGACACGAATGTTTTTATTAAGAGGTATGTCTTGTCAGTAGCTGGAACTACATACCGAATATCAGATCCCATGTTCAGGATCCTTTGTGCTTTTCATAAGCATGAGGGTAGAGTCGTCAGTAGGAATTTTTTGTTGGCATATGGATGGGGAATAAGCAATAAAGTTAATAATAATGTAACTGTAGCCATATCTGAGTTGAGAAGTTTACTGAAAAATATAACAGATCTGGAAATAATCACAATTCATGGTAAGGGATATCAGTTGGTCAATAAAAAAGGACTTTTTAAGTGATTCATATTCCATCAATATCTGTCACTCATAAAGATTATCAGTTTACTGTGTAACCGAGAGTTGAGTTAATAACTGACCGCACATCAAAAAAACTGCATTTATGAAATGTTGTGCGTTATTAATAAAGGCAAATCAAACAGATTTGCCCCACAAGTTTTTTAGTGAGTTAAATCAACAAGATTTTTATACGATTTATCGTCATGTACTGAGCTTTTTAACAAGACAAACTACGTCAGCAATTTCACTTAGCACAAGTTTTGATTTCTTAAGGTACATTACGTTAAATGCTTATATCAGAATTTGTAGATGTTAAGTTCATTTTAGAACTAATAGAAACCAGTCCTTTACATTCAACAATTCAAATTGAAGATCGATTAAGTGATAACATAAAATATCCTAAAGTAAGTATTTGGTTAGATGACCTTGGAACTGAGCGGGCAAATATTGATTTAATAAATCTAATTAACCTGAGATCTGCTTAAGCGATAATCATAGAGTTCAGCTCTACTTCAGTTAAATTCAGGCTTGGCTTATTTTCTTTTAAGCCATAATGGGCCCATTCCGCGGGATGAATTCAGCATAAAGCCATTCATACTCCGATACCTTGAGTGTTCGATGTAAGAAATATTCTTAATTTGGTCGTTTATTGTTCAAGTTATATAGCGCCTTGAAAGCATGGCCCTATCCCACAACGATATAGCTTTTGCATTCATATTTTTGCGAACGGTTGTGATGAGACTTACACCTTTGTCTAATAAATCTGCTTCCAAAGCTTTACTCAAATAGCCTTTGTCTCCATACAATTTATCAGTTAAACATTCTGCTAATTCACGCACGGGTTGAGTGTCATGCACATTGCCGGTTGTGACTTTTGCAGCAACAATTTCACCGTGATGATTGACGACTAAGTGGAGCTTGAAACCATAAAACCAACCCATAGTACCTTTACCTCGTTGAGCGATACCGTTGAAGGTTTTATGTCTAGGTATTCGAATATTATGGCACACATTGATGCTCGTAGAGTCAATGAATTCGAGTCCTGAGGGCTTTCCTTTAAGTGATGTAAAGTAGGCACACATGGGCACAATAACTCTAGGCATGACCGCTATAAATTGTGTGTAACTCAATAAATTTGGAAACGCATTCTTGTACACAAGAGATACATACTCAAGAGAGTAGTTTTTGAAATCACGGTAATGTGACATATGAAAACTGACGACAATCGTCATGATTTCATATGTGGTCATTTGCCACTTCTCTTTGACGTTTTCGCGTTGCGTCTTCGAGCAGTTGTTTACGCCATTGAGGAATAAATACTTTGCAAAAATCATCGACATCACAAAACAACTCAACTAATTTACTCATGCCTGTTCACTTTTTAGATTCATCTCTTTTAGTCGAAAGATCGGATCTTGGAACAGGCATTTAGTTCAATTTCTTAAACAGGATTCAGATTAATTAGCAATTGTCATGGATTTGTACTCACTCCGTATTGTTGGTTGGCATATATCAAAACGCATGACGCGTGATTTGGTCGAGCAATTGCTGGTAAAGGCTCATAACTTACGTAAACCGGCAAAAGGTGTGGTATTTCACAGTGATAGAGTCTCTCAGTACACGAGTACAGGCTTTAGAAACTTGCTGTCGCGATTAGGTTGTCGAGCCCAGCGTGGGTGACGTTGGAGCTTGCTGGGATAATGCTGTTGTGGAGCGTTTCTTTGGAAGTATAAAGCATTATTGGTTGTTTAAAGTACCGCAGCCAACTTGATGACATATGCGAGAAGATGTGACTAGGTACATGAAATATTACAATGTTGAGCGACTGCATTCAGCCAATTTGGATCAATCGCCAATTGAATTTGAAAACTCCTTTAGAAAAGTGTCCGGTTGGGGTTGACCAGAACAGGTGAGCAACGTATGGCTAAAAGTAACACTGGGTGGTTTCTTCTTCGGTAGGTTTAGTTAAGGCTACAATACGCACAACTCTGGGATTGAGCTTAGCGGTGATTGTTTTGATTGCACCGCCTTTACCTGCGGCATCTCTGCCTTCAAAAAGCACTACCACTTTCTGACCCGTTTTTTGCACTGATTCTTGCAAATGGGCCAGTTCAATTTGTAACTTAGCTAAGTGTTTTACGTATTTAGATTTTTTCATCCTTTCAACCTTTCATCTTTTCACTTGTTCAATAAATATCTGTTAAAAAATAATTTTAAAATTAAAGACTTTGATAAACTAAAACTCTACATCCTTAGCCTCAAGAAACATACTTTATTTATGCTGTATCTGGTTCAGTCAAACAAAATGGAATGCTTAGCAGATAGTTTAATCAGTTGTTTGCAAGAAACTGCAGGGTGCGGGCCGCTAGGGCACGGTACATCTGTATTTGAGTCAGACCAAATATTGGTGCAGAGCCCGGGTATGTCGCAGTGGTTAAAAATCCAAATAGCTGAAAAACTGGGTATTGCGGCGAATATCGACTTTCCGCTGCCATCAAGTTTTATTTGGCAGTTGTACCAACAACATATCCAACACTTACCTGAACAATCAGCCTTTACCAAGCCAAATATGACATGGAAACTGATGTCGATATTGCCCACTATGCTTGAGCAACCTGAGTTTGCGGCAATAGAACAGTATTTAAAGGATTCACAACCTCTAAAGTTATATCAATTATCCGGTAAAATTGCGGATGTGTATGACCAATATTTGGTTTACCGACCCGACTGGATCATACATTGGGAAGCTGGCCATAATGACCTTCCTGATACGAATGATTTAAGTATTTGTGAGTCTCATCCATGGCAGCCCATTTTATGGCGCGCTTTGGTAACCAATAGCAAAGATTTGGGTGAGTCACCTTTTCATAGAGCCAATTTACATCACACTTTGCTTGAAGCCTTACATAATCCAGTTAATCAAAAAAGCACGGCTGAAGCGGAAAAACCTCTCATGGTTTTTGGTATTTCAGCCATGCCAATGCAACAACTAGAAGTACTCAGTGCTTTGGCTGAAACACGGGATGTGTTGATATTTTGGTTTAATCCTAGTCAGCATTATTGGGGCGATATAGTGGATAAAAAAACCCAGGCTAAAGCCCAACTTAAAGCGATAGACAATTCAGAACTGGCCGGAGTCGAGTTTTTAGATATAGGCAATCCACTGTTGGCTTCTTGGGGCAAGTTAGGTCGAGATTACCAAGATATGTTGCTGAGCTTTGAATTGCAGCAACAAGACTACTTTGTTGATATCCATCCAGAGTGTCTGCTGCAGCATATTCAATCAGATGTGAATCAATTACAGTTTAGAGCGACAGCAGATGAACTAGACGCCAGCGAGTTATTATCCAACGGTAAAGAGTATCCTAAAGTTGAAATTACGCCAACAGACAGTTCTTTACAAATCCATGCATGTCACTCCAAAGTACGTGAGCTTGAAATTTTGCACGACCAATTGCTCATGCGTTTTAATGACAACCCCGATTGGCATCCCGGTGATGTGATTGTGATGATGCCCGACGTTGCCACTTATGCGCCTTTTATCGAAGGGGTGTTTGGTGCTGTAGAACATCATTTAGCTATTCCTTATGCCATATCTGATCGCAATGTGGGTCAGGTATCACCATTATTGAGCAGCTTTTTACAATTGATGAAATTGCATCAAAGCCGCTTAACGTTATCTGAAGTATTGTCATTACTTGAAGTACCCGCGGTGCAGCGCAAATTTGCTATCGACCCACAAGAATTTGAACTATTACAACATTGGTTAACCGATGCGGGTGTGCGCTGGGGCTGGAACGACCATGATAAACAGCGCTGGGATTTACCGGCAGAAAAACAAAACACATGGGTGTTTGGTTTACAGCGATTGTTAGCCGGTTATGCGATGGCAAGCACCGAGTTGTACCAAGGTGATCAAGACTTAATTTCGGCTTATGCTGATATTGAAGGCCAGCAAGCCGTGGCTTTAGGTAAGTGTTATCAGTTTACTAGTGCACTATTAAAGGTATTGGCATTTTGCCAAAATCAACAAAGCAATCAACAGAATCAACAGAATATACAGCAGAAAGTTGAGCAAGCCCTTGAATTGCTAGCTGAGTTGTATGATGCCGATGAAACAGAACAAGCCGACATGCTTATCCTTCGAGAAACCCTCGAAAAAATGTTAGTCCACAGTCATCAATATACACAACAGATTGATCAAGATGTGTTTGTCAGTGAGCTACAGCAAAATATTCAGGAAAATGGGGTAGGCCAGCGATTTTTAGCGGGTTATGTGAATTTTTGTACATTAATGCCTATGCGTAGTATCCCTTTTAAAATGGTGTGTTTGTTAGGCATGAACGACAGCGATTATCCTCGTCAAAGTGTGCCTATGGGGTTTGACCTGATGCGTTTGGCTCCTGCTAAACGTGGTGACAGGTCACGCAGGTTAGACGACCGATACTTGTTTTTAGAAGCTGTGTTGTCGGCCAGAGAGCAACTGTATTTTAGTTATCAAGGTTTTAGCCAAAAAGACAATAGCCCTTTAGCACCCTCTATTTTGCTCAGTGAGTTAATGGAATATTGCCAACAAGGGTTTTGTTTGTCAGGTGAGTTAGGTTTAGACGTCGAGCAAACCGAAAAAAACCTGCTGGCCCATTTAACGATTAAACATAAATTACAGCCTTTTAATCAGGCTTATTTTAAGGTTAAGGGTAAAGTTAATGGCGAGGACGCCCAAGCTCACAACAAACCTGAGTCTTATTTAAGCTTTAACAAAAAACAACAAGCCATTGCCGAGCAGTTGCAACAACCCTCACAAGCGTTGATGTTTAATGCTGAGCCGTTGACTCAGTCCTTAGAGCAATCTCCTCAACTTGAGCTTGAGGCTATGATCCAGTTTTTCCAAAACCCTGCTAAAGCATTTTTTATCCAGCGATGGCAAACCCGTTTTTATCCATTAGGGCAGCAAAGTAGTGATGAAGAACCTTTCTCATTTGATGGTTTAGATAGATATAAATTAAACGAAAGATTAGTGCAGCATTCTCTTGCTACGAGCCTTAAAGACACTTCTGAGCTGGTTATCAACGAAGATAGTGTAGAAAGGGTAAATAGTGCAAAGAGTAAAGAAAGTGAAGAAAAAGCTACTTTAGCAAACCAAGAGATAGAACAACCCACTACTATCATTAGCTTATTGAACGAACTCAGAGCAGAAGGCAAGTTGCCCGCAGGGCAAAGCGGAGAATTGGCGCTTAGACCATTAGTGAAACAAAGCACGCAACTAGCCGAACAAATTAATGAACTCAATACATCGCTCACTCCAGCGCAAAGTGTTGATATTGAGTTGTTGGTTAATAATGTGGTTCTAGTTGGGCGTGTTGACAGCCTGTATGCACAAAACTTAATACTCTGGCGCGCAGGAAAACTTAGGGCTAAAGATCGTATTGCTTTGTATTTACAATGGTTATGTTTGTGCGCTGATGTACCCAAGGTTGGACTCAATCAAGCATATTTTATCAGCACTGAAAAATTGTATTCACTACCTGTGATTGAGAAACAAACAGCCCTACAACAACTGGCTATTTGGCTTGAACATTGGCAGCTAGGTGGCGAACAAATACTCCATTTTTACCCAGAAGCCGCTTGGCAATGGGCAACGAGTCAGGACATAA
Coding sequences:
- the recC gene encoding exodeoxyribonuclease V subunit gamma, producing the protein MLYLVQSNKMECLADSLISCLQETAGCGPLGHGTSVFESDQILVQSPGMSQWLKIQIAEKLGIAANIDFPLPSSFIWQLYQQHIQHLPEQSAFTKPNMTWKLMSILPTMLEQPEFAAIEQYLKDSQPLKLYQLSGKIADVYDQYLVYRPDWIIHWEAGHNDLPDTNDLSICESHPWQPILWRALVTNSKDLGESPFHRANLHHTLLEALHNPVNQKSTAEAEKPLMVFGISAMPMQQLEVLSALAETRDVLIFWFNPSQHYWGDIVDKKTQAKAQLKAIDNSELAGVEFLDIGNPLLASWGKLGRDYQDMLLSFELQQQDYFVDIHPECLLQHIQSDVNQLQFRATADELDASELLSNGKEYPKVEITPTDSSLQIHACHSKVRELEILHDQLLMRFNDNPDWHPGDVIVMMPDVATYAPFIEGVFGAVEHHLAIPYAISDRNVGQVSPLLSSFLQLMKLHQSRLTLSEVLSLLEVPAVQRKFAIDPQEFELLQHWLTDAGVRWGWNDHDKQRWDLPAEKQNTWVFGLQRLLAGYAMASTELYQGDQDLISAYADIEGQQAVALGKCYQFTSALLKVLAFCQNQQSNQQNQQNIQQKVEQALELLAELYDADETEQADMLILRETLEKMLVHSHQYTQQIDQDVFVSELQQNIQENGVGQRFLAGYVNFCTLMPMRSIPFKMVCLLGMNDSDYPRQSVPMGFDLMRLAPAKRGDRSRRLDDRYLFLEAVLSAREQLYFSYQGFSQKDNSPLAPSILLSELMEYCQQGFCLSGELGLDVEQTEKNLLAHLTIKHKLQPFNQAYFKVKGKVNGEDAQAHNKPESYLSFNKKQQAIAEQLQQPSQALMFNAEPLTQSLEQSPQLELEAMIQFFQNPAKAFFIQRWQTRFYPLGQQSSDEEPFSFDGLDRYKLNERLVQHSLATSLKDTSELVINEDSVERVNSAKSKESEEKATLANQEIEQPTTIISLLNELRAEGKLPAGQSGELALRPLVKQSTQLAEQINELNTSLTPAQSVDIELLVNNVVLVGRVDSLYAQNLILWRAGKLRAKDRIALYLQWLCLCADVPKVGLNQAYFISTEKLYSLPVIEKQTALQQLAIWLEHWQLGGEQILHFYPEAAWQWATSQDINKTLSTFKGNDFAAGEGTEAHIQRVCPDLTQRFEPFSQIAEALLLPLVELGDAK
- a CDS encoding winged helix-turn-helix domain-containing protein, which gives rise to MSVAGTTYRISDPMFRILCAFHKHEGRVVSRNFLLAYGWGISNKVNNNVTVAISELRSLLKNITDLEIITIHGKGYQLVNKKGLFK
- a CDS encoding polyphosphate kinase 2 family protein, whose protein sequence is MKKSKYVKHLAKLQIELAHLQESVQKTGQKVVVLFEGRDAAGKGGAIKTITAKLNPRVVRIVALTKPTEEETTQCYF